The stretch of DNA gtttgtttacatttgtgctcTAGGTAAACTCCGAGCAGTATTGCTGGTGTCACTTCTTTCAACAAATTGTTTGCTCACTTCACACCTCCAAAGACATGTAAAATAAGACATCCCTTccttaaaaagattttaaaaattaatggcaGGAAGGGCCCtcagtaatatatttttgtgtaagcCTGTGTTAACATGAAAAGATGGATGTAAAATCAGACATATGAACATTCTGTTTACAAAGTGAAAATTTTAAGGCAAATTCTTGATGTTTAAGATACTATGATGTTACTGtgagataattgaaaaaaaaaatcctcaaagGCTGACGCTTTAGGCCCAATACAGCTTGTCACCAGTGTTGCTGCAGGTTTTGCTGTttgatagccagaagggaagcttaGTGATTATCAGTTCTAACCTTTTAAACTCTAACATTTTTGCCATTCCACTaccctagattttttttttttttttttatgaccctgaaaggctgaaactAATCTCCCTGTTTCCACTTGTGTCAGTTATTTACCAAAAGACTTGTACACATTGATTCctgtttgaatttcttttcaGTACATCTAGATACCACTTCCTTTGTCCTCTTCACATGTTTTCCTGCATAGACAATTGTTTTTGGAAGCTGATGATGAGCATTTGCACAATATGACCAGTCCATCACAGCTGATGTGTAAATATAGACTCAAAGAATGGTATAGTGCCTCACTCTTGCACAATAATATTCctctaaggcaacgagctggcaaaattgttggcatgccaggtatttcatctgtctttaggttctgagttcacactctgctgaggtcgacttcgcctttcatcctttctgggtcaataaattaagtaccagttgcatctggggttgatctaatcgactggccccctccccaaaaattttgggcattgtgccaagagtagaaaagaatattcctctATCTGTTCTGCCACTGGAGGTGCAGGGTTTCTTCAAATATCTCTGGTACTATTTTTCTACAACTTAGAATAAATGACCATCTTAAATCTAACCTTCTGTGTACATGCTGCTCACTATAACTTGGTCTATAATAACACATACATTTCTTAACAGACATAAGATGATAGCTCTTTGATCGCATTTCTGATATCAAAATAGCCTTTTCCTGACAAAGTAAGGTCCAAGGTTTTAGCCAGGTCTCCTTTCACTAGAGTCCCTTCATCCACATTATTTCTAAACTTACATTtgcttactgttttgttttcttattttttttttcataaatttctaGACTGAAAGTGGTGAATTTAAATCAAAAACCAAATTTCTTTCACTTGATAAATGTTTGCCGAGAAGAGATTTCTTACAGGTAATTGTTttagataatatttttaaaaaacaattttttttagacattgcTTAGTTGAATTTGTGATCATAAAGCAAACACTGCAAATCAAATACTTGTAACTTATGATATTTATGTGTCAAAGACAGGAATATTTTTCtacaattaaattaatatcaattttttttttgtcttttcaactTCAGATTTTAGATATTCCTCACAGAAAACCTTTAAAGCTACAGCTAGACCCTGAATGGTTAGCTGTTCTAAAATCAACTAACCATTTACTAAACTTGCATAGGTCCAACTGTTATATGCCTGGACCTGGAACTGATGAACGGTAAAACTTTTAGATCTTGTCATTGATtggaatgttgaattatttaataGACATTGTTCagcaaaattacatttaaatttgttAGCTGATGTTGGGTCATTTCATATATTCTTatcagattttttcttttttatctattgGTTCCTAGGTATGATTTCACAGCAACCGatgaagatatacaaaatataattgatGATTTTGGTGGAGATCTTACCATCCCAGAAAATTTTGTGCAAAGTGAAAATGTCTCAGATATACATATCAATGAACAAACAACTTTACTTTGTGATATGTTAGATTTAACAGACCCAAATAGAGTTCTAAATAATATGGACAGTAGTTTCAATAGTAACTCTAATATTAGTATGCAAAATATCACAGATACTGTTCATTCAGAATGTTCTAGTTCTGAAGAAGATAATGTTCACACCAGTTACTTAAAGAATGTAAGTGAAAAGAGCCCTGACCCAACCTCTCCACAAGATCATATACCACAGGCAGAAGTTAACAATGAATCAACTATAGAAACAACAGAGTTATTGGAATCCATTAATTCATCAGGAAGTTCTTCAAATACGTCAAAACGATCTAATACATCTTTAGTTTCACCTggtgaaaacaaaaagttcaaaagaaggaatttaaatatatattatgactcAAAGGACAGTATATCTTAATATCAATTTAGTATTGTTTAGTTCCAAGTCAGCCATTGATCAAAGGCAttacagctgtgaccatcccattttaaTTTCAGCAATAATCTACCTTAGACTACATTCTCCAATATGTCCTCTTAAATTggtagagtatgatttgagggaaatttggttgttatttctaacagggcAAGCAGCCATGTAGAGTCTGCTTCATTAGCTCAATTGTTTTAATGTAAATAACTTagcaaattattttgtttttgctgaaaATTCCTGATTGGGAAAAAAAATACTCATACTGAATATCTTCTGATAAACCATCATTTCATCATCAATAATCTGGAAGGGCTAACAGCAATGAAgatttactcatcatcatcaacatataaaaaaacaaaacaaaagaaaacgacTATTTTCTTATGACTCACAGTTTTAATAACAGAATAGCCTTTGacaatattttttctgtaaatgaaTATAGTATATGTTATCCAACTGTAGAACTAGGGTAATGTAAAAAGGAAGGAGGCAAGTTTGGCATGAAGGTAGAAGGATCACCAGAAGGAAGTCAAAAAGAAACTTGTTCTTTAATGGTGGCAGGAAAAACAAGCAAATTCACAAAACTGCACATGGAAATCATATACATTCTGtctatacaaatattattttacaaagaattccagcagtttttttttatgtgtatgtttattttatgccCTCCATAGCTCCAAGAGTTTAAAGAGCTACATTTGAATAACTTCATATTTAGTGTATTATTATGAAACTAGAATCTGTTTATGATTAAACAATTTAAGAAATGTCAATGTACTGTCACAGCTGAAAATTAACTGACAATGATCTAGctgaaaaattttattacatGCATCAATTATATGATTGAGCAAATAGCTTACACAACCCTTTCGTTTCTTTAGATTGCACACCTACCTGTTTCGCCCAAATGTCTTCCTGGTGCCAACATACCTATTGTAATGGTCTGCTCCTTCCATTTAGCATAACACAACCCGGGTGCTAGAAGAGGAGACATAATACTACAACTAACTGATACAGCCAGTATTGTAGGTCTGTTACAGAAACCAATACTGATGATGGATGGCATCTGAATAGCTAAACTGGATGAAATAAGTTCTATTATTGTAGCGGTTCCTGTGATATAATCACAGTTGTACAGTGTAGAAATGTCATCACTTAGTCAACAACTAAGCCAAAAATGTTGACAATATTGATTAGTAAGTTTGTCATTTACAACTTTTTATCATTGTAAATTTTGATGGTTCCTTCAATCCattgttttaatgaattttactGCAGAGAAGAACTGCATCCACCAATATTGTTCTTCTCCAGTTACACGCTCACCATAGAAACTGTTAACATATTGGATGGTTGACAATAAACAAGGGGGGTTGgccttaataataacataaatgagCACAGGGAAAAAGTCATCTGCAGCTGGCACTTTTCGGTCATTGGCCATACTCAATAAATTCATAATACATAATGAACAACGATATACACACTGTACTTTATCTTTTGGTGtctgaaagaaaatgaaacagaaaatattttttaccatTTACCAAAGCGAAATAAAAAAAGGCACATTGAAATCACAGAAACATTTGTTATATTAACTGATAAGATAAGGTGGGtatgaaatatgaaattgaataaatttttatGGGTTTATAAACTTTTTTTGTGTTTAATAATTTTCCTTATCTATAGATAAAAATAGTTTGAAAGCAAGAATCATCTTTTATAACaccaattctttaaaaaaatcaagaAGTAAAATAGCAGTTCAATAGAATCTTAAGACAATGAATAAGAAATTTATCACGATGGAGTGTATAAAATACTGCTATAGTTGACTATTTCAACTTCAAATGGAATCACTGGACTTCGCAACTATCAGCATAAAGAATGATTCACTAAAATTTTACATTCACTACAACTACaatattataaaatgcttataaatgaatgaaacaatgaatTAAAGTAGAGAAATGAAAAACTAACCAGTGAGGAAATAAGCTATTTTTTTAACTTGTACTAGTTTTCTAGTAAGGATGAATATTAAATACTATAATACTctacaaaaatcaaataaatggaGGTATTTATACTCATACCAACCTTGTATGCATTTATCATATGGATTTCTCTTTGAGCTGCTGGCCAAGGACACTCAAACTGATATATCTTTGGGATACATAAATCTTTATGTGTAGGAGATATTATTTGAGATAGGTTTTTGATGTGTTCATGAATTAGTCtacaaaaaaattcacaaaaattataAGATGCAATATACTATACTTGCACAAAAggattgaaaaaaaaaggaaaaaaaaaaattgaactaaAATAAAGAGATAAGCATACTTGCATACTAGTTCATTTAAGTTTTAACAATGAACCAGTGAAGATTTAGTTGAATTTTCTACAAAATATGATTCAAACTGAGTTTAATAATCaagaatgtatacacatacacagctacGAGAAACATTGATATTTATAAACAATGACTTTCTTAGACATTAGGAGACTAACTGAATAAACTCTTTTACCGATTTGAACCATGCTGGAGTAGTATAGAGTGGgtggtgttaggaaaggtatacagctgtagaaaccaagccaaaagtgAATGAGATAGCATGGGAAGTGAACATAAATAGGTTGATCAACTTATTTATGTAGAGGCTCTTTGCTTGGCTCAGTACAAGCATGCAGCTGGTCTGAGCCAGTGAAGGAGGAGGCATCTACACAGTTGATCG from Octopus sinensis linkage group LG2, ASM634580v1, whole genome shotgun sequence encodes:
- the LOC115229748 gene encoding lariat debranching enzyme-like isoform X1; this translates as MKIAVEGCAHGELDKIYETIQYIEKKENTKVDLLLICGDFQAVRYESDMKCMAVPKKFQKMNSFYKYYNGEKVTPVLTIIIGGNHEASNYMQELPYGGWLAPNIYYLGYASIVQFGGVRIGGLSGIYKGQDFYRGHYEHPPYTEETKRSVYHVRNLEFFRMKQIKRHVDIMLSHDWPRGIHKYGDLRDLLRKKKFLENDIETNTLGSPPAEELLHLLQPTYWFSAHLHVKFSAIVPHRTESGEFKSKTKFLSLDKCLPRRDFLQILDIPHRKPLKLQLDPEWLAVLKSTNHLLNLHRSNCYMPGPGTDERYDFTATDEDIQNIIDDFGGDLTIPENFVQSENVSDIHINEQTTLLCDMLDLTDPNRVLNNMDSSFNSNSNISMQNITDTVHSECSSSEEDNVHTSYLKNVSEKSPDPTSPQDHIPQAEVNNESTIETTELLESINSSGSSSNTSKRSNTSLVSPGENKKFKRRNLNIYYDSKDSIS
- the LOC115229748 gene encoding lariat debranching enzyme-like isoform X2; this translates as MKIAVEGCAHGELDKIYETIQYIEKKENTKVDLLLICGDFQAVRYESDMKCMAVPKKFQKMNSFYKYYNGEKVTPVLTIIIGGNHEASNYMQELPYGGWLAPNIYYLGHYEHPPYTEETKRSVYHVRNLEFFRMKQIKRHVDIMLSHDWPRGIHKYGDLRDLLRKKKFLENDIETNTLGSPPAEELLHLLQPTYWFSAHLHVKFSAIVPHRTESGEFKSKTKFLSLDKCLPRRDFLQILDIPHRKPLKLQLDPEWLAVLKSTNHLLNLHRSNCYMPGPGTDERYDFTATDEDIQNIIDDFGGDLTIPENFVQSENVSDIHINEQTTLLCDMLDLTDPNRVLNNMDSSFNSNSNISMQNITDTVHSECSSSEEDNVHTSYLKNVSEKSPDPTSPQDHIPQAEVNNESTIETTELLESINSSGSSSNTSKRSNTSLVSPGENKKFKRRNLNIYYDSKDSIS